In Euphorbia lathyris chromosome 10, ddEupLath1.1, whole genome shotgun sequence, the DNA window TATAAGACATTAATTGACATCGGTTTTAGAACATATGACATTAGTTGTAGAACATAAGACATTCGTTTTAGAATATATGAATCACAAAACTATATTGGagtatatgtttttttatagtttgtgttctacaAATTTAAGTAGaatgttctaaataatgttacatataTTCTATATGTtacatcataaaattttatgcaTGACGTTAAAACAAATAGAATCCAGAATATGAGCAACACCATGAAAGATTCAGATTTTGTCCGTTGCTTCCACCTTTCACCATTGTTCGCTCATAATCAATTTTGACACATCTGAACCGAAATAGAACcataagaaataaataaaagaaacgAAGAGaatagaagaggaagaaaagaaagaaacaaaaatatgaaaaaggaGATCAGAAATAAGAGAAGGGGATCGGAGAAAGAGATCAGAAATAATAAAAGGAGATCGGAAAGGTCCTTATCACCATGAAAATATTTACAATAATACCATATATGAGTGTGCtcacataaataatttgttCTCACATAAGGATGTGTTTTCACTTGATcccttttctatatatataatatttcaatGAAACTGAGTCAAGTAAGAAAAACTAAGACATGACATCCCAATTAGGTTGATATTAGCTTGCAAGGGATGCATAGGAACAGTGCCGTTGACATCCATCATCCGTTCTCGTGGCTTATTCATTTATGCACTTCCTATCGGGACAGTGATTCACAAGTTGTTGAATGCtatatatatacagtaaaacctctatataggaatacatttGGAACCGgtctatttgtataacaattggaatgttattactaaatagagtttggtcatAGAGGTTATTACTAAGTTTGGACCGAGTTTTTtcataacaaaatagaggttattcctatatagagtctTTACtctataggaataacctctattttgttataaaaaaaactcggttccaacttggtaataacctctattacgaaactctatttagtaataacctctcaattgttatacaaatagcccggtcccaagtgtattcatGTATacaggttttactgtatataacggtaatggaaatggaaaagaaACTAAAACGAAACATAAAAACGTTAACGGAGAGAGTTTAGTTTCcatcaaaagaaaaagggttTCATATTTACTTCATCAAGAAACATAACAATGATTTCTTTCCTCCAAAACAATATTACAGAAGTTGTAACAATaaggaaattaaattaactcATGAAAACATGAATATTGGGAAACTAATTAATATGTCccaataatcaaaattaaaccctaaaataaaaaaaattgttacaaTAAAGTAACAAAAGaaactataaatatttacatCTATCTGATACTATTAGGGTTTGGATCCTGAGCCTTCATCTTTATTTCCGGTGAATCCGTAGGGTTTTCATTTATCGTGATAACGACATGATCTTCGTTATCGACATCTAAAACCGGATTAACAGCTCCCCGGTGAAGCAACTGAGGTTTCTCCGGCGAAACGGATGGTTCCACAGCCTTAAAATGAGCTAGATTAGCGAGTTCACTAACCGATTCGCGCAAATTATCGACACATTTTACGATCTCAATTAGGGTTGAAGCAACTGTTGCTGCTGGTACAATTGCTAGTAAATCTGCATGTTCTAATGACCAACATTTCATTgcaattttgaggttgttaactTCATTTTTTGAATTCTCAAAATGAACATTCGCGGGGGACGGATCGGTCATTGTTTTGATTGATGAGGATAGTGATTTTAATGCCTTGGCTGATTCTTCGCTTATTTTTGTGCACGGTTCTTTAATTTTGTTCATGAATTCCTCGGGTACCTGCAAACAATAATTTATGCCACTGTTAATAGTGTTTTTTTGCCGAAATATGAAGTTTAGTTAAAAAAACGTTATTCATTTCATCCGTATTTGAAAGCTCGAAACAAAAGTTCTACAACTTTCCTATAACCATATTGCACATATAAAAaactgttaaaaataaaaaatttgaacgCAAATGAAATGAATAACAATCTGTTAACGCTTTTTTGCATGTTCTTCTGTTAAAATATGTCTAGAAACTTGTTGGATTTAGATTTTCTAATTTAAACATTGAAttggaaatataatttttttagtaaaTCCCATATATATAACtcttgtttgtttatttatttatttatattaagaaTTTTCATTATGTCCATTGTAAAATTGTAAAATaggtattttttaatataatttattatatcaaTTACTAATGAATTATTTATGAATTAtgtatttttttgtgatttcatgtttaatttcttattttcttaCTATTAAACTTCTGATATATTTCTTCtagaaaacaaaattaaattgttcttgattttttttaaatgaaagatATTATTAAATGTCAATAAAATaagatattattaatttttttaggatAATTTAGTCCATTAAAAAAATACTTTGCATTGTGGGTTACTTTAAAAGATTGCATAAATAAACAAGGGCATTAAATAATAAGTTACGTACAAGGCAGAAAGTTCAAACATAATCATCCCATAAAACCATAGAAAAATAATATTCTTAGTAAATGGAAATATGAGCTGttggtatttttatttttgtcctttttatgtaaataaatgATATCTTGTACATATGTTATATATGGTTGATCATAaagaatttttaattattttcttatatatttaaatttagacatatgtattaaaaaaattgagatAGAAAATTGATCATCAAGAATGctgtaattattttatatttaaatttagATATATATTCAAAAAAATTGAGATAGAAAATTGATAATCAAGAatattgtaattattttatatttaaatttagatatatattaaaaaaatgagaTAGAAAATTGATAATCAAGAatattgtaattattttatatttaaatttagATATATATTCAAAAAGAAATTGAGATAGAAAATTGCTTGAATATTAGTGATAATCAATAATATTGTAAttattttcttatatatttaAACAAATATTGAGATAAGTACTTGAATATTAGTGTTCATAAAGAatattgtaattattttttatatattggaAAAAATATTGAGATAGAAAATTTCTTGAATATTAGTGATAATCAAGAATATTGTAATGATTTTCTTATATATTTAGATTTAgatatattgaaaaataaattggGATAGAAAATTACTTGAATATTAGTGATTATCAAGAATATTGTAATTATGTTCTTATTTATTGAAATTTAGACATACAACaataaagccttagtcccgaaatgattcaggATCGGTTAACATGAACCATTATACGAAATTGTAAAATTAATAcatatattgaaaaaaaaaattgagatagAAAATTACTTGAATATTGGTGTTCATGCAGGCATTGAGAGCTTCTAAATGGTAAGCACATTGTCTTGAAAGAGTTCCTATTTTCAAGTATTGGTTCCATGGATGTCTGAACCCAAATTTTCCATGTCTAGGCTCCCATCTTGCAAGATTTGCCTGAAAAATTCATGCAAATATTAGTTAAGTTCGCTTATACGATAATACGAAAATATAAGATAACACAGTTTGATTGACACGGTTATcattttttgatatttatatCGTGTGCAACCATATGGAACGTAAATATAAGATAACACAGTTTTGATATGTAATACGAAAATTGCCACCCCTAACATGAATATTCTTTGAGTTTGAAGTGTGTACAACGCAAACTTATATATTTTATGTGCATTATTCAAGAAAAATTGAGAATTCGCTCTGATTTTTCTCGTCTAGGCCGCCTAGAAACCGCATAGGGTCCTATTGGAAGCCACCTATGGGAGGGATTAgagcaaaaaacgttttttcatttttattttatgttttattataatttactttTGAACATTGTCGCATGATTGTTGGtgaattttattcattattttcgggtatttttgtttaattgcgaactttttttcataatatagtttaaaattttaagaaaaTCATTTCATAGTTTTTGGTGAATTATATAagcttaaagcattatttggcccctgacctatttaAAATTATGTTATTTGACCTATTATTTAAtgcatttttaaagatatatcctacaaatatacatattttacTATATCAAATCATTTTAtactattattatattttgCTATATCAAATCGTTTTATACTATTATTTTTAGgtagtataatacatatattttaattgtatttatatataaaaaaatttattcacaAATAAGAAActtcaaaaatatataaaaaaaaaattagatccgattaattttcaattaatttccATATTCCCCGACTAACCCCTAGcgttttttatataaaaatttgttTCCTCAcaaataataaacttaaaaaatacaaatccaatTAATTTTCGGTCAGTCTCCATATTCCCCCGATTATTACCTAGCGTTTTCTACTAATAAATGAAGTTATCGGGATTTAAACCATCGaaaacataatttaaaaaaacctACTGATATCAATTGacctaaaaatttaaatttattattattattattattattattatgtttgacaGTGAAATATGAACAAAAGTGCACAAGTTAGTGGTGAAAACACagtaagaaaataataaatatagtaGTGGAGAAAGTGTCTTTAATTACCATGGAATCTTCAGTGGATTTTGAATTTAGTACACTTTTATATCCTTGTAGAAACAATttgtcattattattatttgagacATCTTCTCTACTTTGAAAATATTCCCCTCCAAAACCTgtaaataataatcaaattaattagccCAATAatcaacaattaattaattaaataaatcacTAAATCAAtcgattaatcaattaattaattaccttcaAGGTAATTTCCAATTTTTTCAATATTATTGGAAATTAAATTATGAAGATCTTCACCAGCCCAGACTGGAAAAATACAGAGAGAAATAACAATGCAAATGGATCCTCCAACAATAATTGTGGATAATCTTTGATGAGCTAATGGAATAATTTCTTCAACTCTAACTCCAGAAACAGCTACTAAACTGAAtgttaatataaatattaacactCCATAATCATATCTTGcttttatttttggaaaaaatCTACTGAATGTTGATGCTGTTGCTGCAAAAATAGACGTAAACCCGTTAGTTATGTTGCACGGATACAGAAACAAGCACATAAAATAACAGAAATAGACACGAAACGCTACTAAAGAGAGTGTCCGTGCAAAATAGGTTAATTATGATGTTATGGTGATTTATTTGATATGGTATCTGAATTAGGAAATCCATAATTTGAGTCGTCTTAACTGCTCAATTTACAGTAAAAcctttgtataggaatacacttgggatcgaactatttatataacaattgaaatgtgttggtaaaaaaaaaattctcaacacctaaaagttaaattttaacAATAATAAGAActctttaattattattattattaaaaaataataataataaatattaatgaagcaatttgacaataataaatattaatgaagcaaattaatatttaaatttttaagttaGAGTTTGTGTTtccaatatatagataattgcaAGAGTTTTAcggataaatataaatattaataaaaatattaaatatttagacTTCGACATAATTGCAATAGTTTTTATGATTAAAtgtaatattataaatttagtttgaatccttataaaaaatataaatataaatataattatatatatatatatatatatatatatatatatatataattattactatataaaagcatattttctTAACGTGAGACTTTAAAAATGTATAATAAAAAACATGTTGGAGGTTATTCCGGTCCTAAGTTGGAACCAAATTCTTTTATAATAAATTAGAGACTATTCCTATATGGAATTGAGTATTATTACATATAGATTTTACCATATTATGcattagagaaaaaaaaaatatttttgaaaagttGCATATAAGTGCACTATTCCAACGGTCATTTTCCCATCGGTAATGACAGACGGATCACATGTAGTTATCTTTCCGTAGTATAGTTTGTGGAATACACAGCCACACATTAAGTACCGAATTGGTCGATAATAGcgaattttcttgtagtgacaaTAATAACGAATTTTCCGATCggtttaatataaaaaaaaatcaaaacggATCGGATTATTTTCTTCCTAATTTATATGTTTATTACATAAAATTTTATggaaaaaataatttgaaataaataaaaattacctAGAAGAAACACAAATAATCCAATAACAATTGGCTCTCCTTTGGGTCCAAAAAGACTTGCTAAACGTTCAGCTCCAAGTCCTAAAGCACCAGCCAAAAATGTTGCAATTCCTCTATTCAAACTCTTGCACAATGTTCCACCTACACAAGTAAATCAAAACCATAAATTCTACTGTAAACCGAGACCAACAGATACTGAATCACTCAAAAGACGACATGTTAATAGTAATATTAACATGTCACCACCTAAATAATTCAGCACCAGTTTTATCCTGAACCATTCAGAAGATGACACGTTAATATTGATACTGGCATGATGTATGATTACTAATTTAAACGACATGGTAGTAACAATATTAGCGTGTCACCACCTGAATAGTTTAGCACAAGTTTACTTCTAGATCATTCAGGAGATGACACGTCAGTAGTGATGCTGATATGTCAATACCACTTGAAATTGGTCCTACGATTAGTAAACAACATGCTAGTAACAATATTAGCATGTCACCACCTCAATAGTTTAACACCAATTTTATCCTGAACCATTCAGGAGATGACACGTTAATATTGATACCAGCATGATTTACTATTACTAATTTAGCATAAATTCTACTATAACCCGAAATCTAAGAACAATATTAGCATGTCACCACCTGAATAGTTCAACACCAGTTTTATCCTGGATCATTCAGGAGATGACACGTCAATAGTGATGCTGACATGTCAATACCACCTGAAATTGATCTTACGGTTAGTAATTTGACGTACCTACAGTGAACTCGAAGACGACAACCACAGTTAAAACGGCCCACATTCCGGCAACTCCAAAACCATCAAAAAGAGTCCTAGAATAATACAACAAGGACACCAAAGTAAGAGCAAGTCCAACTTTTATGGAGTGAGTGACTCTTCTTGGGTCATCTTTCCCTAGTTTTGTTATGCTCTTTCCAATGTTCATAACCTTATCCATGAACTTAGAAGGCAAAGCCATAGCCAAAGATTGAATTCTTTGCatgaagaaaaaaagagaaagtgagtgaaagtgagagaaaatggaagaaatcaaAGAAGAAATGAGAGTATATGTCATGCTCTAGTGAATGAGTAGGCTATATTTATAATGGTGGAGATTAACATGGTGTAATCAagattgattaatttaattaatttttctaattgtGTACATGTGTTGatgtctttattttattttattttatatagtgAAAGGACAAATATTTTCTTTGACAAAAGAATATTTTGGTTCAAAAGTGGCTGACTTGGTTCTTTTAGGTAGatcttaatttaaaaatattttaaacatactaattagttttttagtttatatatatatatatatatatatatatataattaatttgtcTGACACGACATGATGTATGTCGCTGACGCgatttgatttcacggtttcatatgatggttcatgttagttGATCTCGattcatttcgggactaaagctttgttgttgttgttgaaaggaagacgTGAGGTAAATTTAGGGGGAAGCTACTTTCTAGAGTTAGCCTCACTTATAAAAGGAAAACGTGAGATAAATTTAGGGGAGAAAGCAGATggtcatttaatattttaacgtgtattTTGTGAGTTATTAAAAAGTAGGAAATGTAGAAAAGTTCAGAGTCACTCCATCGTGGAAGTTATGAAAATCACAAGTGGAGCAGTTATTTAATATGGAAGAGAACGTAGATTACTGGAAGCAAGATGGAAGTTActttcaacatctataaaaaaaacagaaatcaCGATGAAAGACCTCAATTCAACACACACTCAAACAGAATTCTAGCAAATTTTCTTTAGATTTTTTAGTTATTTCTCTAATTGCAATTTTCATCATTTTAATTCAAGTTGATTTCAAGTTCTTCCtaatacaattttattttattttatttttattattcaatTATTTCTATAAGATTAGTatcatattttgaaattttatagTCTCTTCATTCCAAAGAGTCATTTGAATTCAGAAATCCGTAAATGTAATTTTATTCCACAAGACAAAAATATTATTCCTTCTACTTCACAATAGATGCATTTTAAGATTAAGGTATaagaattaagaaatataattaattttagctAAAGAACTTTgttatccttatatttattgtatccgctaattaatttttatctattcctaaaataaaaaatgaatttaaatataatatatttggtaaaaatcaattaatatttatgaattaaatcaaaacatcatgtatgtattataaaacaaaaaaaaatctctaaaaatATATCTATTATGGAATGGATGGAGTATAATTTTCTAGCACGTCCGCATTTCACGAAAAGAGCAAAACACATTAAAATGgtttaaaagatttaattataAGAGTGTTTTGGGCCAGTACTTTAAGATTTAACAGAATTAATTAGCCATAATTAGAAATTAAAGTGCTTGATAAATAAATGAAGAGTTTGGGGTAGATAGAAATAGGCTATGTACAATGGATCCACTTGCAAAAATATGATCGACATAGCTAGTTATAGCTAGCCATCATCAAGAAGCCAGATATATAGCTGGCCATTACCAAGAAATTATTCCCaaaagtttaggataaattGCATTTTAACCTAATTggattatatacatatatataaaagttaggATAAaccttatttattaatttaaactgttgtgcggaattaacgaaaaataaattaacaagtaatcgaaaaacacagatttacgtggttcaccaacgttgtgttggctagtccacgggcagaaggagaatagtattattaggggGCGAAAAACAGATTACAAATTAGATTTACATAATggagtatttataatacccaatctaatcTAATCCGACTTGGAACCCACGACCTAATCCGATTAGGAAACCCACGATGTCTCCACGATTCCGAATCTAAGTAGAAACCGAAACacaatactactccgaataggaaacaaaATATACCGTCAGGTGTGTTATACTGATGCAAGGCATTATAGCAtaaacttttaattcaattgatttattGAATATTCAAATTTTGACACTTTCGTTATGATtaatgaaatttcaatatatgGTAGAATAAGTGCGAAGATCGAAAGAATTAGAAGAATGGATGATTATTATTGATGCGGACATCTCCAACACGAACCCGACGAGAGAAGCTGAAACAATAAAAATGGCAGAACTGAAGTGATAGGCCGTGTCACTTTCCACTCGACGTGCGGAATCGTGCGAGGGGAGACGAAAAGGCCACGGAGAATCACACCCACTGGCCGTGTGGGATAGGTGACTCTGCGTGCAGATCATTTGTGTTGCCTTCTTTACCACGCTGGAATTAGAGGAGATAATGGCTGACATCtctttatttactgttttgccactacactatttactgttttgctaTTAAGCTTATTTCCCTTATCGCTACTTACCCCATTATATCCCTATTCTCTTATACTTAATTTGTAATCCTAGTGGGggcatttttaatatttttacttAACCTAAAGGGAGGTATATATACCTCTTTGTTTGTAACGAATGTTAACTTTTACGAAATTAAAATCTTTAGCCTCCATTGAGagctttattcattttatttgtgATTAACTTCTTCAAGCATAGGTTTGAGAAGAAACGTCTTtgtggatttaagattaaaatcctcATCTCgatttcaatctgtatcagttggtatcagagacgATTCGTTTTCCTTCCTAAAGACTTCTTCTTGGTAATGGTTCAACAACCTTCCCAACAAGAAACTATAGAGTCCAATGGTAAGAGGTTTGAAAAGATagtatattagatatatatacACCACTTaaggagttcttatattaagcacccgGTCTTCCATGTCATTCGGAGGACCCCcgattcacatttggacacctGTAGTGTGtccccacgtaataattaaaatagtggagtCTCTTATAATATATATGGGTCCGTGTTACACgtgttaaaatatatatagaggTCCTCTATTTGATATGGAGAACcagatgcttctaataatttgtccCACTTAAAGCCCTCAAAATGCTGAGGTGACCTTGTGTATCATGCACAAAGTATATGAGATATATATACATCGAAATATTAGATTTATGTGAAAATCCTAATTACATATTCCAATACAAGACTAATTACATAAATCAATAGTAATGAGAATTATTCGGGTATTAGCTATATAAAGATAAGTATCTAACCCTAATTAGTAGATACAATATTCTCTTATGTGCTTTCCACACTCTCTGTGCCTCCTTCCTCTGTCTCTAACATCTGCTTTAGTTTGTGGATGTCTTCGTTTTCATCTCTTCATTAATATCTATGTGGATGATTTACGACCAGTGATACTGTTATAGAACCAAttaaactaaaagctcaagcttatAGTTAAAGCTCAGTCataaatcttatattaatctctaatacACTCACACGTAAATTCCCCCTAGGCTTGGGGCATGTACAACACAAACTCACCCCACCAtctgtttttaattccacaaattaatgaagTTGTCAGGACTCAAACCCTCTACCTTTTGGTGCAAGAGGCTCCGATACTATATCATGAAACTGATTGAAGTAAAAGGTTCAGCTGGTAGTTAAGGCTCaagaatagcttttattatCATCTCTGACACATGGTATCAGAGTTTCTTGGACCAAACAGTCGAGGGTTCAAATCCTGAAAACCTCatttatttatgaatttaaaCACATGGTGTGATGGACTTGTGTTGTATACGCTTCAAATTGACAATTAAAGGTTCACATCATATTAATGTCTTACAAATACGAGATTGTATTGATCTGAATCTTCTGTTGATTCTTCTCAACTGGTTTTTCTCTTTACCatctatttatattataatctcaTCACtaccgggtaaattacatacgtagtGTACAATATTTGTCTATTTCACACTTTGTATACAACtttcaattttgcacataaaagtgtacaaccttttggtgacctcctactaaagtgtacagcgGGTAATTGTGACCAGTCAATGGGAAGTCAACGCACTATGTCATCAATTTGAcctttataaaagttaaaattgctGACACGGTGTGTTGACCGGTCAACTTTTGACTTTTATGGAGgtcaaattgctgatgtggtgcaTTGACTTTGCATTGACATGTCACAATTATCGTTTATTAGAAGGTCACCAAAAGATTATACacttttgtgtgcaaaattaaagattgtacaccaaaatCAGCATGTAATTTACTCCATCATTACCATATATCAACCTTCCCTATATACATCTCCATCAAATACTAATAGGCCACAAAGTGAAATTTTATTGGAAACTTCTAAAGTGAAATACATTATTTTGTTTAGACACATAGTTATAAGGGGGATTAATATTATTGACTTCTTAAATAATTTAAGTCcactaattagattatattgaCTTCAATACTACCTTGAAataaaacattaattaattaaaattttctatACAAATTTAAGCCttgttgatttattttatttatctattaaaatactttatttttttgaagaatCTATTAAAATACTTAAAACTATGTTAATTCCTATAATCAAtctaaattaattagttaaGGTTGACTAATAACTATAGTTAGCAAAT includes these proteins:
- the LOC136209371 gene encoding aluminum-activated malate transporter 8 — protein: MQRIQSLAMALPSKFMDKVMNIGKSITKLGKDDPRRVTHSIKVGLALTLVSLLYYSRTLFDGFGVAGMWAVLTVVVVFEFTVGGTLCKSLNRGIATFLAGALGLGAERLASLFGPKGEPIVIGLFVFLLATASTFSRFFPKIKARYDYGVLIFILTFSLVAVSGVRVEEIIPLAHQRLSTIIVGGSICIVISLCIFPVWAGEDLHNLISNNIEKIGNYLEGFGGEYFQSREDVSNNNNDKLFLQGYKSVLNSKSTEDSMANLARWEPRHGKFGFRHPWNQYLKIGTLSRQCAYHLEALNACMNTNIQVPEEFMNKIKEPCTKISEESAKALKSLSSSIKTMTDPSPANVHFENSKNEVNNLKIAMKCWSLEHADLLAIVPAATVASTLIEIVKCVDNLRESVSELANLAHFKAVEPSVSPEKPQLLHRGAVNPVLDVDNEDHVVITINENPTDSPEIKMKAQDPNPNSIR